In Aspergillus flavus chromosome 3, complete sequence, one genomic interval encodes:
- a CDS encoding putative serine/threonine-protein kinase ripk4 has translation MYVHCDCDDGQFDLCLDCKKQGIICPKNHDGEEPYDTVRIEVRARNDELEEYCRETISRALKTGRDRRDERVHPSPKYNPRPIARYLRDKPGLVNRISRQIARKAQCSLIIAQLWLQNLFESKEPENDKVVLRFLDKIPEKRLTAYVDERIAKLKRYRKENELHIAFTTLALIMSACRYLTILQLQHALALHSDQVIESTLNDRTFILWSANGLITIDKAEESCSFVRFFDGTLPAVLAKSDHHPFLKRAEYEMAKTCLKYLQDEQSLSHYENPTAYPFLPYALRFWGDHVRKANDQEIDKEAVRLLKHPVHLARLIRQAAKRGPKESAEWIHEAVDVLHICAWFGLTNIVSLLIAENHDVGIRDHIYSRTPLRYACINGHVETVEELLKHNTPVEEEAVIDAMCGLICAKRLQGKQEKRQEIVRRLLRTGNINLNARLGAKSRTVLMLAVGHGHYDFVDEFLGHKSIDVNAQDSNGFTALSFAVYSEEGVSIDTFDPVADNIYLSRCDHMNKIRYKEYKCQGLVRLLLQQGASPNVRDNASNSTLILAIRLGALDIVETLLKCERLNLESEKELIHIASAMGYPEIIRLLHSALSQTNKIHIYNIDTRDERGLTPLHYASLSNSARAGEVTEVLLELGADPNLADDRGCTPYMMASLLQHTQVMEVLQSNATSPNGETRDTQDLPALTLAEHDHWALLREVITTGRADLTYKCMLSANETDILRRLIESKLRPESAVNEQGHTPLHLARTVEIAKLLVDDGYHVDSTDLNNNTPLDIARRQPETHVSRMSEKKHRTETWEENTKGESETVSSELIVAIHDHNLTSSNSPAWIGRLKSCIFHLQFWTFLLLAIYVVTGNT, from the exons ATGTATGTTCATTGTGATTGCGATGATGGGCAATTTGACTTGTGTCTGGACTGCAAAAAACAAGGAATCATCTGTCCCAAGAACCACGATGGTGAGGAGCCATATGACACCGTTCGAATTGAGGTGCGCGCACGAAATGACGAGCTCGAGGAATATTGTCGCGAGACGATTAGTCGAGCATTGAAAACAGGTCGCGATCGACGGGATGAGCGCGTGCATCCGTCGCCGAAATATAATCCCCGGCCTATTGCGCGATATCTACGCGATAAGCCCGGCCTAGTCAATCGCATTTCTCGACAGATTGCAAGAAAAGCACAATGCAGCTTGATCATTGCGCAGCTTTGGCTACAAAATCTGTTCGAAAGCAAGGAGCCAGAGAATGACAAAGTGGTGCTTCGCTTTCTGGACAAAATACCAGAGAAGCGTTTGACCGCGTACGTTGATGAACGGATTGCGAAGCTCAAGAGGTACAGGAAAGAGAATGAGCTGCATATAGCATTCACAACACTTGCCTTGATAATGTCGGCTTGTCGTTATCTAACCATATTGCAATTACAGCATGCGTTGGCCCTCCATTCAGATCAGGTCATAGAGTCAACCCTAAACGATAGGACGTTCATTCTGTGGTCAGCAAACGGGCTGATCACCATTGACAAGGCCGAGGAGTCGTGCTCTTTTGTACGATTTTTCGACGGTACCCTGCCAGCCGTGCTCGCCAAGAGTGACCATCATCCATTCCTAAAGCGCGCAGAGTACGAGATGGCGAAAACTTGCCTAAAGTATCTACAGGACGAGCAGTCTTTGAGCCATTATGAGAATCCCACGGCGTATCCCTTTCTGCCCTACGCTCTACGATTTTGGGGAGACCACGTTCGCAAAGCGAATGACCAGGAGATTGATAAGGAAGCGGTTCGGTTACTCAAACATCCTGTTCATTTGGCACGGCTCATACGACAAGCCGCGAAGCGTGGTCCGAAGGAATCTGCGGAATGGATCCATGAGGCTGTGGACGTTCTTCATATTTGTGCTTGGTTCGGTTTGACCAATATAGTCAGTCTGCTGATTGCTGAGAACCATGATGTCGGCATACGTGATCATATATACAGCCGTACCCCCTTACGATACGCTTGCATCAATGGCCATGTCGAGACGGTGGAAGAACTATTAAAGCACAATACTccagtggaggaggaggcagTTATTGACGCCATGTGTGGATTGATTTGTGCGAAACGTCTGCaaggaaaacaggaaaaacgGCAGGAGATTGTGCGAAGGCTCCTGCGGACAGGAAATATTAACCTCAATGCCAGATTGGGCGCGAAGAGCCGAACAGTCCTCATGCTTGCGGTGGGGCACGGTCATTATGACTTCGTTGATGAGTTCCTGGGCCACAAATCAATCGACGTCAATGCTCAGGATTCGAATGGCTTTACTGCATTATCATTTGCGGTATATTCAGAGGAAGGAGTTAGTATCGACACTTTCGACCCAGTGGCAGACAATATATACCTTTCACGCTGCGATCATATGAACAAGATCCGCTACAAGGAATACAAGTGCCAGGGGCTTGTCAGATTGCTATTGCAACAGGGTGCTAGCCCAAACGTGCGAGACAATGCCAGTAACTCGACCCTGATATTGGCCATCAGGCTGGGCGCGCTGGATATTGTTGAAACCCTACTCAAGTGCGAGCGGTTAAACCTTGAATCTGAAAAGGAGCTTATCCACATCGCTAGCGCAATGGGATACCCAGAGATTATCCGCTTGCTCCACTCGGCCCTTTCGCAGACCAACAAGATCCATATCTATAACATAGATACACGGGACGAACGGGGACTGACACCACTACACTATGCTAGCCTTTCGAACAGCGCACGAGCTGGTGAAGTGACAGAGGTGCTGCTCGAACTAGGCGCAGATCCCAACCTTGCAGACGATAGGGGCTGTACACCTTATATGATGGCCTCCCTGCTTCAACATACGCAAGTCATGGAGGTGCTACAGAGCAATGCCACATCACCCAATGGCGAAACAAGAGATACGCAGGATCTTCCTGCTTTGACTCTTGCGGAACATGACCACTGGGCATTGCTTCGAGAAGTAATTACCACCGGAAGGGCTGACCTTACATACAAATGCATGTTAAGTG CCAATGAAACTGATATCCTGCGTCGTCTCATCGAAAGCAAATTGCGGCCGGAGAGCGCAGTCAACGAGCAAGGGCATACGCCACTGCATCTGGCAAGAACCGTGGAAATCGCCAAGTTATTGGTCGACGATGGCTACCATGTTGACTCAACGGATCTCAATAATAATACACCATTGGACATTGCGCGTCGACAGCCTGAAACCC ATGTATCAAGAATGTCCGAGAAAAAGCACCGAACGGAAACATGGGAGGAAAATACTAAAGGTGAGAGTGAGACCGTGTCAAGCGAGCTCATTGTGGCTATTCATGATCATAATTTGACTTCGAGCAACTCTCCAGCTTGGATAGGGCGACTGAAGAGTTGTATATTCCACCTTCAGTTCtggacttttcttttacttgcAATATATGTAGTTACTGGTAACACTTAG